In Amycolatopsis sp. EV170708-02-1, the following are encoded in one genomic region:
- the pknB gene encoding Stk1 family PASTA domain-containing Ser/Thr kinase has product MSTPRLLSNRYELGETLGYGGMSEVHHGHDVRLGREVAIKILRADLARDPQFQERFRREAQNAAALNHPAIVAVYDTGETNTEFGPLPYIVMEYVEGRTLRDIVKTEGPMSQKRAMEVMADVCAALDFSHRHGIVHRDVKPANVMITKNGAVKVMDFGIARAMHDGQSAMTQTAAVIGTAQYLSPEQARGESVDARSDVYAAGCVLYELITGEPPFTGDSPVAVAYQHVREDPNPPSSVNPAVAPELDAVVLKALAKGPANRYQSSAEMRSDLVRTLSGQRPAAPMVMSEDERTQVMDSDRRVPPRYDQYEDEDEDPAAKKKRRAWLIAGLVVSLAAVVLLIMWLMGAFQGAGAESKAIPKVVGQSEVSAKDTLRGAGFNSLDTKKITCTGESVNGQPSCDENQIDKVISISPGEGQVTPTSDKITLTVGAKPGKVKTPDLKGKTVAEATAALTEAGLKLGATTEEETEDTNQAGKVMSQNPSSQAEVDQGSKVDITVGKSKELKTVPNYKGKTQAEAEAGLKAAGFTPQVTTVDSDQPKGTVIDQTPNGGKLAVGSVVKLSVSNGNQETFDMPNLKGMTEEQATRQLQQLGWNGQLDTQADKSGDKDLAGKVSKTNPQAGSKIAKNAPITLFIVEGDETPTSSSSRLFPPP; this is encoded by the coding sequence ATGAGCACACCAAGACTGCTCAGCAACCGCTACGAGCTGGGCGAGACGCTCGGCTACGGAGGCATGTCCGAGGTCCACCACGGCCACGACGTGCGCCTGGGCCGGGAGGTGGCGATCAAGATCCTGCGTGCCGACCTGGCGCGGGATCCCCAGTTCCAAGAACGTTTCCGTCGCGAGGCACAGAACGCGGCGGCACTGAACCACCCGGCGATCGTCGCCGTCTACGACACCGGCGAGACGAACACCGAGTTCGGCCCGCTGCCCTACATCGTGATGGAGTACGTCGAAGGACGGACTCTGCGCGACATCGTGAAGACCGAAGGCCCGATGTCGCAGAAGCGGGCCATGGAGGTCATGGCCGACGTCTGCGCGGCACTCGACTTCTCACACCGGCACGGCATCGTGCACCGCGACGTCAAACCGGCCAACGTGATGATCACGAAGAACGGCGCCGTCAAGGTGATGGACTTCGGCATCGCGCGCGCCATGCACGACGGGCAGTCCGCGATGACGCAGACCGCCGCGGTGATCGGCACGGCGCAGTATCTCTCGCCGGAGCAGGCCCGCGGTGAGTCCGTCGACGCGCGTTCCGACGTCTACGCCGCCGGCTGCGTGCTGTACGAACTCATCACCGGCGAGCCGCCCTTCACCGGCGACTCGCCCGTGGCGGTGGCGTACCAGCACGTCCGGGAAGACCCGAACCCGCCGTCGTCGGTGAACCCGGCCGTGGCGCCCGAGCTCGACGCCGTCGTGCTCAAGGCGCTCGCGAAGGGCCCGGCGAACCGCTATCAGTCGTCCGCGGAGATGCGTTCGGACCTGGTCCGGACGCTGTCCGGTCAGCGGCCGGCCGCGCCGATGGTGATGTCGGAGGACGAGCGCACCCAGGTCATGGACTCCGACCGCCGGGTGCCGCCGCGCTACGACCAGTACGAGGACGAAGACGAAGACCCGGCCGCGAAGAAGAAGCGCCGGGCCTGGCTCATCGCCGGTCTCGTGGTCTCGCTGGCCGCCGTGGTGCTGCTGATCATGTGGCTGATGGGCGCGTTCCAGGGCGCCGGTGCGGAGAGCAAGGCGATCCCGAAGGTGGTCGGGCAGTCCGAGGTCTCGGCGAAGGACACCCTGCGTGGCGCGGGGTTCAACTCACTCGACACCAAGAAGATCACCTGCACCGGTGAGTCCGTGAACGGCCAGCCCTCGTGCGACGAGAACCAGATCGACAAGGTCATCTCGATCAGCCCAGGCGAGGGGCAGGTGACGCCGACCTCGGACAAGATCACGCTGACCGTCGGTGCGAAGCCCGGCAAGGTCAAGACTCCGGACCTCAAGGGCAAGACCGTTGCCGAGGCCACGGCCGCGCTGACCGAGGCCGGTCTGAAGCTCGGTGCGACCACCGAGGAAGAGACCGAGGACACGAACCAGGCCGGCAAGGTCATGTCGCAGAACCCGAGTTCGCAGGCCGAGGTGGATCAGGGTTCCAAGGTCGACATCACGGTCGGCAAGTCCAAGGAACTGAAGACGGTCCCGAACTACAAGGGCAAGACTCAGGCCGAGGCCGAAGCCGGGCTGAAGGCGGCCGGGTTCACCCCCCAGGTCACCACCGTGGACTCCGACCAGCCCAAGGGCACCGTGATCGACCAGACCCCGAACGGCGGCAAGCTGGCCGTCGGCAGCGTGGTCAAGCTGTCGGTGTCGAACGGCAACCAGGAGACCTTCGACATGCCGAACCTGAAGGGCATGACCGAAGAACAGGCCACGCGGCAGCTGCAGCAGCTGGGCTGGAACGGTCAGCTGGACACGCAGGCCGACAAGAGCGGTGACAAGGACCTGGCGGGCAAGGTCAGCAAGACCAACCCGCAGGCCGGTTCGAAGATCGCGAAGAACGCGCCGATCACGCTGTTCATCGTGGAAGGTGACGAGACGCCGACGTCGTCGAGCTCGCGGCTCTTCCCGCCTCCGTGA
- a CDS encoding FtsW/RodA/SpoVE family cell cycle protein: MSTPLADPASAQFATNPPRELPKRRGTELVLLAFATFIVTVALVLVEANQEQELTSSIIWLGLSYLAVLTAAHLAVRRWAPYADPVILPCVALLNGLGLVMIHRIDLALAERAVQQGKEYTPDVTKQVLFTAISLVLFVVVLVVISDHRTLTRYGYTCGLVGIVALALPAVLPSSLSEVNGAKVWIKLPFFSIQPGEFAKILLMIFFASFLVTKRDLFMVAGKKIVGVELPRARDLGPILIAAAACLGVLVFEKDLGTSLLFFGVTLMMLYVATERIIWVVLGVGFFAAGAIIAYNLFTHVQQRVRNWIDPLATYDDAGGGYQVAQGLFGLGTGGVGGTGLGAGRPDMVPEAKTDFITTAIGEELGFIGLAAMLMLYLILATRGMRSALAVRDTFGKLLGGGLSFAMVMQIFVVVGGVTNLIPNTGITAPFLSRGGSSLLANYILVALLLRISDAARKPAARPKPQLGPSLPPLAEAHTVMVQRPSANGEGSAS, encoded by the coding sequence ATGAGCACGCCGCTCGCCGATCCGGCTTCGGCCCAGTTCGCCACGAACCCTCCGCGCGAGCTGCCCAAGCGGCGCGGGACCGAACTCGTCCTCCTGGCGTTCGCGACCTTCATCGTCACGGTCGCGCTCGTGCTGGTGGAGGCGAACCAGGAGCAGGAGCTCACCAGCTCGATCATCTGGCTGGGGCTTTCGTACCTCGCGGTGCTGACGGCGGCGCATCTGGCGGTCCGCCGCTGGGCGCCGTACGCGGATCCGGTGATCCTGCCGTGTGTCGCGCTGCTGAACGGTCTCGGCCTGGTGATGATCCACCGGATCGACCTGGCGCTCGCGGAACGCGCGGTGCAGCAGGGCAAGGAGTACACGCCGGACGTCACCAAGCAGGTGCTGTTCACGGCGATCTCGCTGGTGCTGTTCGTGGTGGTGCTGGTCGTGATCAGCGACCACCGCACGCTGACCCGCTACGGCTACACCTGCGGCCTGGTCGGCATCGTGGCGCTCGCGCTGCCCGCGGTGCTGCCGTCGAGCCTTTCCGAGGTCAACGGCGCGAAGGTCTGGATCAAGCTGCCGTTCTTCTCGATCCAGCCCGGCGAGTTCGCGAAGATCCTGCTGATGATCTTCTTCGCTTCGTTCCTGGTGACGAAACGGGACCTGTTCATGGTCGCGGGCAAGAAGATCGTCGGCGTCGAGCTGCCGCGTGCCCGTGACCTCGGCCCGATCCTGATCGCGGCCGCGGCCTGCCTCGGCGTGCTGGTGTTCGAGAAGGACCTCGGGACGTCGCTGCTGTTCTTCGGCGTCACGCTGATGATGTTGTACGTCGCGACCGAGCGGATCATCTGGGTGGTGCTGGGCGTCGGTTTCTTCGCCGCCGGCGCGATCATCGCCTACAACCTGTTCACGCACGTCCAGCAGCGTGTCCGCAACTGGATCGACCCGCTCGCCACCTACGACGACGCGGGCGGCGGCTACCAGGTCGCGCAGGGGCTGTTCGGGCTCGGCACCGGCGGGGTCGGCGGCACCGGCCTCGGCGCCGGGCGGCCGGACATGGTCCCCGAGGCCAAGACGGACTTCATCACCACCGCGATCGGCGAGGAACTGGGCTTCATCGGCCTCGCCGCGATGCTGATGCTGTACCTGATCCTGGCGACGCGCGGGATGCGCAGCGCCCTCGCGGTCCGCGACACCTTCGGCAAACTCCTCGGCGGCGGCCTCTCGTTCGCCATGGTCATGCAGATCTTCGTCGTCGTCGGCGGCGTCACGAACCTGATCCCGAACACCGGGATCACCGCCCCGTTCCTCTCGCGCGGTGGTTCTTCCCTGCTCGCGAACTACATCCTGGTGGCCCTCCTGCTCCGAATCTCCGACGCCGCCCGCAAACCCGCGGCGCGGCCGAAGCCGCAACTCGGGCCGTCGTTGCCACCGCTCGCCGAAGCCCACACGGTGATGGTGCAGCGGCCGTCCGCGAACGGTGAGGGGAGCGCCTCGTGA
- a CDS encoding aminodeoxychorismate/anthranilate synthase component II, which translates to MRVLVVDNYDSFVYNLVQYLAQLGADCTVWRNDVVDIDKLGEFDAVLVSPGPGTPERAGQSMDVIRKCAEERIPMLGVCLGHQALGVVFGATVDRAPELLHGKTSQVHHSGDGVLAGLPAEFTATRYHSLTVLPETIDEAVFEITGRTESGVVMGMRHRELPLEGVQFHPESVLTQGGHRMLANWMASAGHPVPDATVNELEQATRALQKAAAA; encoded by the coding sequence ATGCGCGTGCTCGTCGTCGACAACTACGACAGTTTTGTCTACAACCTGGTCCAGTACCTGGCCCAGCTCGGCGCCGACTGCACCGTCTGGCGTAACGACGTGGTGGACATCGACAAGCTCGGCGAGTTCGACGCGGTCCTCGTCTCTCCCGGCCCCGGAACCCCGGAACGCGCTGGTCAGAGCATGGATGTCATCCGCAAATGCGCCGAAGAGCGCATCCCGATGCTCGGCGTCTGTCTCGGTCACCAGGCCCTCGGCGTCGTCTTCGGTGCCACCGTCGACCGCGCCCCGGAACTGCTGCACGGCAAGACCAGTCAAGTCCACCATTCGGGCGACGGTGTGCTCGCCGGGCTCCCCGCGGAATTCACCGCCACGCGGTACCACTCGCTGACCGTTTTGCCCGAAACCATCGACGAGGCCGTGTTCGAGATCACAGGCCGTACCGAGTCCGGTGTCGTGATGGGCATGCGGCACCGCGAGCTGCCGCTCGAAGGCGTCCAGTTCCACCCCGAGTCCGTGCTCACCCAGGGCGGTCACCGGATGCTGGCGAACTGGATGGCCTCCGCCGGGCATCCGGTCCCCGACGCCACCGTCAACGAACTCGAACAGGCGACCCGCGCGCTGCAGAAGGCCGCTGCTGCGTGA
- a CDS encoding ATP-binding cassette domain-containing protein, producing the protein MTSLIRLEGVGKRYGRGEPVLADVDLDVPAGRVIGVLGSNGSGKSTLLRILAALSRETSGTVVGGPRVGYVPDRFPAGQRMSARAYLRHMARIDGHVDLSAIDPLLDRLVLVGGPDAPLRTLSKGNAQKVGLAQAVLAEPELLILDEPWSGLDVEAHTVLGELVAETKERGASVVFTDHRASVVHAHADDVYRIDDGLLTRVETTTKTESATRIVLHGPSGDWSSEPGVTQAVAEDGKVVLTVEAGHADAVLLRALNRGFSVREVAPCSP; encoded by the coding sequence GTGACCTCGCTGATCCGGCTCGAAGGAGTCGGTAAGCGCTACGGCCGCGGCGAACCCGTGCTCGCCGACGTCGACCTCGACGTCCCGGCGGGGCGCGTGATCGGCGTCCTCGGCTCGAACGGCTCGGGGAAGTCGACGCTGCTCAGGATCCTCGCGGCACTCTCCCGCGAGACTTCGGGAACCGTCGTGGGCGGCCCGCGCGTCGGCTACGTGCCGGACCGCTTTCCCGCGGGACAGCGGATGAGTGCCAGGGCGTACCTGCGGCATATGGCCCGCATCGACGGCCATGTCGACTTGTCGGCGATCGATCCCCTGCTGGACCGGCTGGTGCTGGTCGGCGGCCCGGACGCGCCCTTGCGGACCCTGTCGAAGGGCAACGCCCAGAAGGTCGGCCTCGCCCAGGCCGTCCTCGCCGAGCCGGAGCTGCTGATCCTCGACGAGCCCTGGTCCGGTCTCGACGTCGAAGCGCACACCGTGCTCGGCGAACTCGTCGCCGAGACCAAGGAACGGGGCGCGAGCGTGGTCTTCACCGACCACCGGGCCTCCGTCGTGCACGCCCACGCCGACGACGTCTACCGGATCGACGACGGCCTGCTGACCCGCGTCGAAACGACCACGAAAACCGAGAGCGCGACAAGGATCGTCCTGCACGGTCCCAGCGGCGATTGGTCTTCGGAACCAGGCGTGACCCAGGCCGTCGCCGAGGACGGGAAAGTCGTCCTGACGGTCGAAGCCGGGCACGCCGACGCGGTCCTGCTCCGCGCGCTCAACCGCGGCTTCTCGGTCCGGGAGGTGGCGCCGTGCTCGCCATGA
- a CDS encoding response regulator transcription factor has translation MPARPRCVVAEDQYLLRDGLTHLLTAHGFDVVEAVGTGPELERALRSHRPDVSVVDVRMPPTLTDEGLQVALAVRRDIPGLPILVLSQHVEQLYARELLADGAGAIGYLLKDRVFNADQFIDAVRRVTGGGTAMDPEVIAKLVAGNASDPLSALTPREREVLGLMAEGCSNAAIASRLHFSEGAVGKHTANIFAKLGIVASDDTNRRVLAVLAYLGTP, from the coding sequence GTGCCAGCTCGACCCCGATGCGTCGTCGCCGAGGACCAGTACCTCCTCCGAGACGGCCTGACGCATTTGCTGACCGCGCACGGATTCGACGTGGTCGAGGCGGTGGGCACCGGGCCGGAACTGGAGCGGGCGCTGCGTTCGCATCGGCCCGACGTTTCGGTGGTCGACGTCCGGATGCCGCCGACGCTCACCGACGAAGGTCTCCAGGTCGCGCTGGCCGTCCGGCGTGATATCCCCGGATTGCCGATTCTCGTTCTGTCACAACATGTCGAGCAGCTCTACGCGCGGGAACTCCTCGCCGACGGGGCCGGCGCGATCGGCTACCTGTTGAAGGACAGGGTGTTCAACGCGGACCAGTTCATCGACGCGGTGCGGCGGGTCACGGGCGGCGGCACCGCGATGGACCCCGAGGTGATCGCGAAACTGGTGGCGGGCAACGCATCCGACCCGCTGTCCGCGCTGACCCCGCGCGAACGCGAGGTGCTCGGACTGATGGCCGAAGGCTGCTCCAACGCCGCCATCGCTTCGCGGCTGCACTTCAGCGAGGGGGCGGTCGGGAAGCACACCGCGAACATCTTCGCGAAGCTCGGCATCGTCGCCTCGGACGACACGAACCGCCGGGTGCTCGCGGTCCTCGCTTACCTGGGAACGCCGTGA
- a CDS encoding penicillin-binding protein 2 — MNTPLRKVGIAMLVMVVLLLANATYIQVVKADDYRTDSRNLRVLYDEYSRQRGLIVTPDGTALAKVEPSNDKYKFIRTYADGPMYAPVTGYYSINYGSGGLERSEDEVLNGSDPRLFVRRLSDMVTGRDPRGGNVRLTINPAVQKAAYDLMTQKGYTGSVVAIEPKTGRILAMVSTPSYDPNKLASHVGKEQIAAWGQWRDDPKKPMLNRAISETYPPGSTAKLLVTAAALENGKTADMPVNTAPNVKLPGTQTTLENYGGAACKGSTLKEALRYSCNVPFAELAGELGKDKLNATAKNFGVGEDLAVPMRVAASSLGPLESKAALFQSAIGQRDVRLTPIQDALLSATIANNGMAMKPQLVQALLAPNLSTIEDYKPTELTGDAAMSSANAAILRDMMLASEENTKGAGKRGDIQIASKTGTAEHGNDPKNTPPHAWYTGFAPAMDPKIAVSVIVESGGNRGLEATGGTVAAEIGRAAVNAMLGGG, encoded by the coding sequence GTGAACACCCCGCTCCGCAAGGTCGGTATCGCCATGCTCGTCATGGTGGTGCTCCTGCTCGCCAACGCCACCTACATCCAGGTGGTCAAGGCCGACGACTACCGCACGGACTCGCGCAACCTGCGGGTGCTCTACGACGAGTACTCCCGCCAGCGCGGCCTGATCGTGACGCCGGACGGCACGGCGCTCGCGAAGGTCGAACCGTCGAACGACAAGTACAAGTTCATCCGGACCTACGCCGACGGCCCGATGTACGCGCCGGTCACCGGCTACTACTCGATCAACTACGGCTCGGGCGGCCTGGAGCGGTCCGAGGACGAAGTGCTCAACGGTTCGGACCCGCGGCTGTTCGTGCGGCGCCTGTCGGACATGGTCACCGGCCGCGACCCGCGCGGCGGGAACGTGCGGCTGACGATCAACCCGGCCGTGCAGAAGGCCGCGTACGACCTGATGACGCAGAAGGGGTACACCGGCTCGGTGGTGGCGATCGAGCCGAAGACGGGGCGCATCCTGGCCATGGTGTCGACGCCGTCGTACGACCCGAACAAGCTCGCCTCGCACGTCGGCAAGGAGCAGATCGCGGCCTGGGGCCAGTGGCGCGACGACCCGAAGAAGCCGATGCTGAACCGCGCGATCTCGGAGACCTACCCGCCGGGTTCGACGGCCAAGCTGCTGGTGACCGCGGCCGCGCTCGAGAACGGCAAGACGGCGGACATGCCGGTCAACACCGCGCCGAACGTGAAGCTCCCCGGCACGCAGACGACGCTGGAGAACTACGGCGGCGCGGCCTGCAAGGGCAGCACGCTGAAGGAAGCGCTGCGGTACTCCTGCAACGTGCCGTTCGCCGAGCTCGCCGGCGAACTCGGCAAGGACAAGCTGAACGCGACGGCGAAGAACTTCGGCGTCGGCGAGGATCTGGCCGTGCCGATGCGGGTCGCGGCTTCCTCCCTCGGGCCCCTCGAGTCGAAGGCGGCGCTGTTCCAGAGCGCCATCGGGCAGCGCGACGTGCGGCTGACCCCGATCCAGGACGCCCTGCTTTCGGCGACCATCGCCAACAACGGGATGGCGATGAAACCGCAGCTGGTGCAGGCGCTGCTGGCGCCGAACCTGTCGACCATCGAGGACTACAAGCCGACCGAGCTGACCGGTGACGCCGCGATGTCCAGCGCGAACGCCGCGATCCTGCGCGACATGATGCTGGCGTCGGAAGAGAACACGAAGGGCGCGGGCAAACGAGGCGACATCCAGATCGCCTCCAAGACCGGCACCGCCGAGCACGGCAACGACCCGAAGAACACCCCGCCGCACGCCTGGTACACCGGGTTCGCGCCGGCGATGGACCCGAAGATCGCCGTCTCGGTGATCGTCGAATCCGGGGGTAACCGCGGGCTCGAAGCGACCGGTGGCACCGTGGCCGCGGAGATCGGCCGCGCCGCCGTCAACGCCATGCTCGGGGGTGGATAG
- a CDS encoding protein kinase domain-containing protein yields the protein MLSSGQLLADRYKLTNRIAVGGMGEVWQASDTRLDRTVAVKILKAELSGDAEFLHRFRTEARMTASLNHPGIAAVHDYGETVADELSIAYLVMELVEGDPLAAIITREGRLNAERTLDILEQAGNALQAAHETGLVHRDVKPGNIMVTPAGQVKITDFGVAKAADAAPVTRSGMVMGTAHYIAPEQALGHNAEPASDVYSLAVCGYECLTGHRPFLSENAVTVAMMHIRDLPPPLPPDVPPGARAVIEATLIKDPRQRYNSGGEFAAAVAAVRAGLPLPTPSGLVNVAYSAGQPVMQPGPHSPPNPMAAVGPASHPAMHPVTGPPPMAVRRLPGRRPQWGWWLLLAVILIAVLVAGAFLIVRLVGSGNGPQSGGVETSEHAPAPGKKSEGPPPTSAYPAAPAEGGTEEPAGQANPGMMSSKPWTEWNGTQR from the coding sequence ATGCTGTCCTCGGGTCAGCTGCTGGCCGACCGGTACAAGCTGACGAACCGGATCGCCGTCGGCGGGATGGGCGAGGTCTGGCAGGCCAGTGACACGCGGCTGGACCGGACGGTCGCGGTCAAGATCCTCAAGGCGGAGCTGTCCGGGGACGCCGAATTCCTGCACCGGTTCCGGACCGAGGCGCGGATGACCGCGTCGCTGAACCACCCCGGCATCGCCGCGGTGCACGACTACGGCGAGACGGTCGCGGACGAGCTGTCGATCGCGTATCTGGTGATGGAGCTGGTCGAAGGCGATCCGCTGGCCGCGATCATCACCCGCGAAGGACGGCTGAACGCCGAGCGCACCCTGGACATCCTGGAGCAGGCCGGTAACGCGCTGCAGGCCGCGCACGAAACCGGTCTTGTGCACCGCGACGTCAAACCGGGCAACATCATGGTGACCCCGGCCGGCCAGGTGAAGATCACCGACTTCGGTGTCGCGAAGGCCGCCGACGCCGCCCCGGTCACCAGGTCCGGCATGGTGATGGGCACCGCCCACTACATCGCCCCCGAGCAGGCGCTCGGGCACAACGCCGAACCCGCGAGCGACGTCTACTCGCTGGCGGTGTGCGGCTACGAATGCCTCACCGGGCACCGGCCGTTCCTATCGGAGAACGCGGTGACGGTCGCGATGATGCATATCCGCGACCTCCCGCCGCCGCTGCCGCCGGACGTGCCGCCGGGCGCCCGCGCGGTGATCGAAGCGACCCTGATCAAGGATCCGCGTCAGCGGTACAACAGCGGCGGCGAGTTCGCGGCCGCCGTGGCCGCGGTCCGCGCGGGCCTGCCCCTGCCGACCCCGTCGGGACTGGTCAACGTGGCGTACTCCGCGGGGCAGCCCGTGATGCAGCCCGGCCCGCATTCCCCGCCGAACCCGATGGCGGCGGTGGGACCCGCGTCGCATCCGGCGATGCACCCGGTGACCGGGCCGCCACCGATGGCGGTCCGCCGTCTGCCCGGCAGACGGCCACAATGGGGCTGGTGGCTGCTGCTCGCGGTGATCCTGATCGCAGTACTGGTGGCAGGAGCCTTCCTCATCGTGAGACTGGTCGGTTCGGGCAACGGACCGCAGTCGGGCGGCGTGGAAACGAGTGAACACGCGCCGGCTCCGGGTAAGAAGTCCGAAGGTCCTCCGCCGACATCCGCCTACCCCGCGGCACCGGCGGAGGGCGGCACCGAGGAGCCGGCCGGACAGGCGAATCCAGGAATGATGAGCAGCAAACCTTGGACGGAATGGAACGGCACGCAGAGATGA
- a CDS encoding FAD-dependent oxidoreductase, which translates to MGAGPAGIYAADILDKSDADVTIDLFERMPAPFGLIRYGVAPDHPRIKGIVTALHKVLDKPNIRLLGNVDYGTDLKLDDLRQFYDAVIFSTGAMADRALDIPGIDLDGSYGAADFVSWYDGHPDVPRTWPLNATSVAVLGVGNVALDVARILAKTADELLSTDIPDNVYQGLKASPVTDVHVFGRRGPAQAKFTPLELRELDHSPNVEVIVYPEDIEFDEGSIAALRASKQIDMVVKTLQEWAIRDQGDRPKRLHLHFLHSPCEIVGEDGKVTGLRTERTELTGDGNVRGTGEFHDWDVQAVYRAVGYLSSHLPEIPFDHTTGTVPNQAGRVLDIDEDQVPGVYVTGWIKRGPVGLIGHTKGDAAETIASLLADADNLTAPAVEDPDAILGFLTERGVPFTTWEGWGKLDAHEKSLGVPHGRERVKVVEREEMTRISRG; encoded by the coding sequence GTGGGTGCCGGTCCGGCCGGCATCTACGCCGCCGACATCCTCGACAAGTCCGACGCCGACGTGACGATCGACCTGTTCGAGCGCATGCCGGCGCCGTTCGGGCTGATCCGGTACGGCGTCGCGCCCGACCACCCCCGGATCAAGGGCATCGTCACCGCCCTGCACAAGGTGCTCGACAAGCCGAACATCCGGCTGCTGGGCAACGTCGACTACGGGACCGACCTGAAGCTCGACGACCTGCGCCAGTTCTACGACGCGGTGATCTTCTCCACCGGCGCCATGGCCGACCGCGCGCTCGACATCCCCGGGATCGACCTCGACGGCAGCTACGGCGCCGCGGACTTCGTCTCCTGGTACGACGGGCACCCGGACGTGCCGCGCACCTGGCCGCTGAACGCGACCTCGGTCGCGGTGCTCGGCGTCGGAAACGTGGCGCTCGACGTGGCGCGGATCCTCGCGAAGACCGCCGACGAGCTGCTCAGCACCGACATCCCGGACAACGTCTACCAGGGCTTGAAGGCCAGCCCGGTCACCGACGTGCACGTGTTCGGCCGCCGCGGCCCGGCTCAGGCGAAGTTCACGCCGCTGGAGCTGCGGGAGCTGGACCACTCGCCGAACGTCGAGGTCATCGTCTACCCCGAGGACATCGAGTTCGACGAGGGCAGCATCGCCGCGCTGCGGGCGTCGAAGCAGATCGACATGGTCGTGAAGACGCTGCAGGAATGGGCGATCCGCGACCAGGGCGACCGGCCGAAGCGGCTGCACCTGCACTTCCTGCACTCGCCGTGCGAGATCGTCGGCGAGGACGGCAAGGTGACCGGCCTGCGGACCGAGCGCACCGAACTGACCGGTGACGGCAACGTGCGCGGCACCGGCGAGTTCCACGACTGGGACGTCCAGGCCGTCTACCGCGCGGTGGGCTACCTGTCGTCGCATCTGCCGGAGATCCCGTTCGACCACACCACCGGGACCGTGCCGAACCAGGCGGGCCGGGTGCTGGACATCGACGAGGACCAGGTGCCGGGCGTCTACGTGACCGGCTGGATCAAACGCGGCCCGGTCGGCCTCATCGGCCACACCAAGGGCGACGCGGCCGAAACCATCGCGAGCCTGCTGGCCGACGCCGACAACCTCACGGCCCCGGCCGTCGAGGACCCCGACGCGATCCTCGGCTTCCTGACCGAACGCGGCGTTCCCTTCACCACCTGGGAGGGCTGGGGCAAGCTCGACGCCCACGAGAAGTCGCTGGGCGTCCCGCACGGCCGGGAACGCGTCAAGGTCGTGGAACGCGAAGAGATGACCCGCATCTCGCGAGGCTGA
- a CDS encoding AAA family ATPase, with product MPRLIVLNGPPACGKSTLARLYAEDHPLTLNLDIDRLRGLLGAWRDDAAKAGTLARDLAVSAARTHLLAGHDVIVPQFLGRAELLERLETLAAETGVEFHEIVLLDTKDNMLRRFAERTRAAAEPEHVEAHEMLDGPERLAEMYDRLVALIASRPKAVVVRTSAGRITQAYQGLLEKLT from the coding sequence ATGCCGCGGCTCATCGTGCTCAACGGCCCGCCCGCCTGCGGGAAGTCGACCCTCGCCCGGCTGTACGCCGAAGACCATCCGCTGACGTTGAACCTCGACATCGACCGGCTTCGCGGCCTCCTCGGCGCCTGGCGCGACGACGCCGCGAAAGCCGGAACGCTCGCCCGCGACCTCGCTGTGAGCGCCGCTCGCACCCATCTGCTCGCGGGCCACGACGTGATCGTCCCGCAATTCCTCGGCCGCGCCGAGCTCCTCGAACGCCTCGAAACGCTCGCCGCGGAGACAGGTGTGGAGTTCCACGAGATCGTCCTTCTCGACACCAAGGACAACATGCTCCGGCGGTTCGCCGAACGCACACGCGCGGCGGCCGAGCCCGAACACGTCGAGGCGCACGAGATGCTGGACGGGCCCGAACGGCTGGCGGAGATGTACGACCGGCTCGTGGCGCTCATCGCTTCGCGGCCGAAGGCGGTCGTGGTGCGGACCAGCGCCGGACGGATCACGCAGGCCTATCAGGGACTGCTCGAGAAGCTGACATGA